From the genome of Biomphalaria glabrata chromosome 1, xgBioGlab47.1, whole genome shotgun sequence, one region includes:
- the LOC106078661 gene encoding serine/threonine-protein kinase Nek9-like isoform X1: protein MMASEDSDSEISTPSSYTFVRVLGSGAFGEAVLYQKTEDSSLVVWKEVNLARLNEKQRRDSQNEIDILSLLNHANIVSYYNHFVDEDMLFIEMEYANGGTLYDKIISSSKLWPEQDILWYLYQMSSALAYIHQYGIIHRDIKTLNIFLTKVGLVKLGDFGISRFLEPTNQMADTVVGTPYYMSPELMQGERYNNKSDIWALGCVLYEMLTLSRTFQASNPLKLAKEVVKGEILAVSKTYSDDIRSLVDSMLNKNPEDRPSADDILALPLMVRHLASMEQKVYELNSSSRRARLSAAYTSVVSVVTSKMCEMYQWGGGKITPQKLEVFTKEKSPMQVASGHSHFAAITFEKELYTWANLQGGVAMVGQLGHGDLASYKAPHRVDALLGVQVQQVACGEDFTLCVTDDGGLYAFGSDYYGCLGLGGDEEEVLAPVLLDYFSDHPMQEVACGDAHVLALTRYGDVYTWGSGEFGKLGLGSEDDFKTPQKVEIPAKQKVKHVCAGGDSSFLICFSGRLLACGSNQYNKLGFNSETSGLRKRKTKTFDIPFKHTFSTVKSLNRYNVTLVAAGKTHSGIVDSFGYLYMFGSNKFGQLGLGDFKPRTGVSRVGGVLAGQKVEQLACGDGFTVVATNENHVYSWGNGDSGRLGGMFSEQGSGPKAMCTAIPRPIFGSMHVVSCLSCRHWNTLIIAEKVLNQKTLKSRVSSPKILGNDGDKVLFHGVGGSISSIPECQQQVSNQKFSDDSSSDFVLPDDIAGYDSHTDDSADVFSPPVSHPNSASPSMESSMPTWLAEELNNAEYIPIPSSFNQVSMCDKAITPLALENCPLPAMTEIVDKIKDRSPDLKLHIPTANDETILELKAKIEQLEKENTELKQLVAKQADIITQLRLQNS, encoded by the exons ATGATGGCGTCTGAAGATTCTGATAGTGAAATTTCTACACCTTCATCTTACACTTTTGTAAGGGTATTGGGTAGTGGTGCATTTGGAGAAGCTGTTCTTTACCAGAAAACAGAA GATAGCAGTCTGGTTGTGTGGAAAGAAGTCAATCTTGCTAGACTTAATGAGAAACAAAGGCGTGACTCACAAAATGAAATTGACATTCTTTCATTActtaatcatgcaaacatagtTAGCTACTACAATCACTTTGTTGATGAAGATATGTTATTTATTGAAATGGAGTATGCCAATG GTGGAACATTATACGATAAGATAATTTCAAGTTCAAAGTTATGGCCAGAACAA GACATCCTCTGGTACTTGTATCAAATGTCTTCAGCACTAGCTTACATTCACCAGTATGGAATCATTCACAG agatATCAAGACgctaaatatatttctaacaAAAGTTGGCTTAGTTAAATTAGGCGATTTTGGTATATCAAGATTTTTAGAACCAACCAATCAAATGGCTGATACA GTGGTTGGAACACCATATTATATGTCACCAGAGCTAATGCAGGGAGAAAG ATACAATAACAAAAGTGACATTTGGGCACTTGGATGTGTTTTATATGAAATGTTGACTCTCTCTAGAACCTTCCAAGCTTCA AATCCATTGAAGCTTGCCAAAGAAGTTGTGAAGGGAGAAATTTTGGCTGTGTCAAAGACTTACTCAGATGATATACGATCATTGGTTGATAGCATGCTGAACAAA aatccAGAAGACAGACCCAGTGCTGATGATATTTTAGCACTTCCATTGATGGTCAGACATCTTGCTAGCATGGAGCAAAAAGTGTATGAGCTGAACTCCAGTTCAAGACGTGCTCGACTTTCAGCAGCTTACACATCTGTTGTATCTGTTGTCACTTCAAAAATGTGCGAG ATGTACCAGTGGGGCGGCGGAAAGATAACTCCCCAAAAATTAGAAGTCTTTACAAAGGAAAAAAGTCCTATGCAA gtagCATCAGGGCACAGCCACTTTGCAGCTATAACTTTTGAGAAGGAACTTTACACTTGGGCA aattTACAAGGTGGTGTTGCAATGGTGGGTCAATTAGGTCATGGTGACTTAGCTTCTTATAAAGCTCCTCACAGGGTGGATGCTCTACTTGGAGTCCAAGTCCAGCAAGTTGCTTGTGGTGAAGACTTCACTCTGTGTGTCACTG ATGATGGTGGCTTGTATGCCTTTGGCTCAGACTACTATGGCTGTTTAGGCTTAGGAGGAGATGAGGAAGAAGTCTTAGCGCCAGTGCTACTTGACTATTTCTCTGACCATCCAATGCAGGAAGTGGCATGTGGAGATGCCCATGTCTTGGCTTTGACCCGGTATGGTGATGTCTACACATGGGGATCTGGAGAATTTG GTAAATTAGGTCTGGGATCTGAAGATGACTTTAAGACACCACAGAAA GTTGAGATTCCCGCCAAGCAAAAAGTGAAACATGTATGTGCTGGAGGCGACAGTTCATTTCTAATTTGTTTCAGTGGCAGACTTTTAGCTTGTGGAAGCAACCAGTATAATAAGTTGGGATTCAATTCTGAAACTTCAGGTCTTcgtaagagaaaaacaaaa ACATTTGACATTCCTTTCAAACACACCTTTAGCACAGTCAAGTCATTGAATCGTTATAATGTGACTTTAGTTGCAGCTGGGAAAACTCATTCTGGTATTGTAGATA gttTTGGTTATCTCTATATGTTTGGCTCTAACAAATTTGGTCAACTTGGCTTAGGAGACTTTAAGCCTCGCACTGGTGTCAGTAGAGTGGGTGGTGTTCTAGCTGGTCAGAAAGTTGAGCAACTTGCTTGTGGGGATGGATTTACTGTTGTAGCAACCAATG AGAATCATGTTTATTCATGGGGCAACGGAGATAGTGGACGTCTTGGTGGAATGTTTTCAGAGCAGGGCTCTGGTCCAAAGGCTATGTGTACTGCTATTCCACGACCTATATTTGGATCTATGCATGTAGTGTCTTGTTTGTCCTGTAGACATTGGAACACTTTAATCATTGCAG AGAAAGTACTGAACCAAAAGACTTTAAAATCAAGGGTATCTTCTCCTAAAA TCCTAGGAAACGATGGAGACAAAG TGCTATTTCATGGTGTAGGAGGATCTATAAGCTCCATACCAGAGTGTCAACAACAAGTCTCAAATCAGAAGTTCTCTGATGATTCATCCTCTGACTTTGTGCTACCAGATGATATTGCTGGCTATGACAGTCACACAGATGATTCAGCTGATGTTTTTTCCCCTCCAGTATCTCATCCCAATTCAGCTAGTCCCAGTATGGAGAGCAGTATGCCGACATGGCTAGCTGAG GAACTCAACAATGCTGAATACATTCCCATTCCATCTTCATTCAATCAAGTCTCCATGTGTGATAAGGCAATAACACCACTGGCATTAGAAAATTGTCCACTGCCAGCAATGACTGAAATAGTAGATAAGATCAAGGACAGATCTCCTGACTTGAAACTTCACATACCAACAGCTAAT GATGAAACTATTTTAGAGTTAAAAGCAAAAATAGAACAATTGGAAAAAGAGAATACAGAG ttgaaACAATTAGTTGCAAAGCAAGCTGATATTATCACCCAACTTCGCCTGCAAAATTCTTAG
- the LOC106078661 gene encoding serine/threonine-protein kinase Nek9-like isoform X2, with protein MMASEDSDSEISTPSSYTFVRVLGSGAFGEAVLYQKTEDSSLVVWKEVNLARLNEKQRRDSQNEIDILSLLNHANIVSYYNHFVDEDMLFIEMEYANGGTLYDKIISSSKLWPEQDILWYLYQMSSALAYIHQYGIIHRDIKTLNIFLTKVGLVKLGDFGISRFLEPTNQMADTVVGTPYYMSPELMQGERYNNKSDIWALGCVLYEMLTLSRTFQASNPLKLAKEVVKGEILAVSKTYSDDIRSLVDSMLNKNPEDRPSADDILALPLMVRHLASMEQKVYELNSSSRRARLSAAYTSVVSVVTSKMCEMYQWGGGKITPQKLEVFTKEKSPMQVASGHSHFAAITFEKELYTWANLQGGVAMVGQLGHGDLASYKAPHRVDALLGVQVQQVACGEDFTLCVTDDGGLYAFGSDYYGCLGLGGDEEEVLAPVLLDYFSDHPMQEVACGDAHVLALTRYGDVYTWGSGEFGKLGLGSEDDFKTPQKVEIPAKQKVKHVCAGGDSSFLICFSGRLLACGSNQYNKLGFNSETSGLRKRKTKTFDIPFKHTFSTVKSLNRYNVTLVAAGKTHSGIVDSFGYLYMFGSNKFGQLGLGDFKPRTGVSRVGGVLAGQKVEQLACGDGFTVVATNENHVYSWGNGDSGRLGGMFSEQGSGPKAMCTAIPRPIFGSMHVVSCLSCRHWNTLIIAEKVLNQKTLKSRVSSPKMLFHGVGGSISSIPECQQQVSNQKFSDDSSSDFVLPDDIAGYDSHTDDSADVFSPPVSHPNSASPSMESSMPTWLAEELNNAEYIPIPSSFNQVSMCDKAITPLALENCPLPAMTEIVDKIKDRSPDLKLHIPTANDETILELKAKIEQLEKENTELKQLVAKQADIITQLRLQNS; from the exons ATGATGGCGTCTGAAGATTCTGATAGTGAAATTTCTACACCTTCATCTTACACTTTTGTAAGGGTATTGGGTAGTGGTGCATTTGGAGAAGCTGTTCTTTACCAGAAAACAGAA GATAGCAGTCTGGTTGTGTGGAAAGAAGTCAATCTTGCTAGACTTAATGAGAAACAAAGGCGTGACTCACAAAATGAAATTGACATTCTTTCATTActtaatcatgcaaacatagtTAGCTACTACAATCACTTTGTTGATGAAGATATGTTATTTATTGAAATGGAGTATGCCAATG GTGGAACATTATACGATAAGATAATTTCAAGTTCAAAGTTATGGCCAGAACAA GACATCCTCTGGTACTTGTATCAAATGTCTTCAGCACTAGCTTACATTCACCAGTATGGAATCATTCACAG agatATCAAGACgctaaatatatttctaacaAAAGTTGGCTTAGTTAAATTAGGCGATTTTGGTATATCAAGATTTTTAGAACCAACCAATCAAATGGCTGATACA GTGGTTGGAACACCATATTATATGTCACCAGAGCTAATGCAGGGAGAAAG ATACAATAACAAAAGTGACATTTGGGCACTTGGATGTGTTTTATATGAAATGTTGACTCTCTCTAGAACCTTCCAAGCTTCA AATCCATTGAAGCTTGCCAAAGAAGTTGTGAAGGGAGAAATTTTGGCTGTGTCAAAGACTTACTCAGATGATATACGATCATTGGTTGATAGCATGCTGAACAAA aatccAGAAGACAGACCCAGTGCTGATGATATTTTAGCACTTCCATTGATGGTCAGACATCTTGCTAGCATGGAGCAAAAAGTGTATGAGCTGAACTCCAGTTCAAGACGTGCTCGACTTTCAGCAGCTTACACATCTGTTGTATCTGTTGTCACTTCAAAAATGTGCGAG ATGTACCAGTGGGGCGGCGGAAAGATAACTCCCCAAAAATTAGAAGTCTTTACAAAGGAAAAAAGTCCTATGCAA gtagCATCAGGGCACAGCCACTTTGCAGCTATAACTTTTGAGAAGGAACTTTACACTTGGGCA aattTACAAGGTGGTGTTGCAATGGTGGGTCAATTAGGTCATGGTGACTTAGCTTCTTATAAAGCTCCTCACAGGGTGGATGCTCTACTTGGAGTCCAAGTCCAGCAAGTTGCTTGTGGTGAAGACTTCACTCTGTGTGTCACTG ATGATGGTGGCTTGTATGCCTTTGGCTCAGACTACTATGGCTGTTTAGGCTTAGGAGGAGATGAGGAAGAAGTCTTAGCGCCAGTGCTACTTGACTATTTCTCTGACCATCCAATGCAGGAAGTGGCATGTGGAGATGCCCATGTCTTGGCTTTGACCCGGTATGGTGATGTCTACACATGGGGATCTGGAGAATTTG GTAAATTAGGTCTGGGATCTGAAGATGACTTTAAGACACCACAGAAA GTTGAGATTCCCGCCAAGCAAAAAGTGAAACATGTATGTGCTGGAGGCGACAGTTCATTTCTAATTTGTTTCAGTGGCAGACTTTTAGCTTGTGGAAGCAACCAGTATAATAAGTTGGGATTCAATTCTGAAACTTCAGGTCTTcgtaagagaaaaacaaaa ACATTTGACATTCCTTTCAAACACACCTTTAGCACAGTCAAGTCATTGAATCGTTATAATGTGACTTTAGTTGCAGCTGGGAAAACTCATTCTGGTATTGTAGATA gttTTGGTTATCTCTATATGTTTGGCTCTAACAAATTTGGTCAACTTGGCTTAGGAGACTTTAAGCCTCGCACTGGTGTCAGTAGAGTGGGTGGTGTTCTAGCTGGTCAGAAAGTTGAGCAACTTGCTTGTGGGGATGGATTTACTGTTGTAGCAACCAATG AGAATCATGTTTATTCATGGGGCAACGGAGATAGTGGACGTCTTGGTGGAATGTTTTCAGAGCAGGGCTCTGGTCCAAAGGCTATGTGTACTGCTATTCCACGACCTATATTTGGATCTATGCATGTAGTGTCTTGTTTGTCCTGTAGACATTGGAACACTTTAATCATTGCAG AGAAAGTACTGAACCAAAAGACTTTAAAATCAAGGGTATCTTCTCCTAAAA TGCTATTTCATGGTGTAGGAGGATCTATAAGCTCCATACCAGAGTGTCAACAACAAGTCTCAAATCAGAAGTTCTCTGATGATTCATCCTCTGACTTTGTGCTACCAGATGATATTGCTGGCTATGACAGTCACACAGATGATTCAGCTGATGTTTTTTCCCCTCCAGTATCTCATCCCAATTCAGCTAGTCCCAGTATGGAGAGCAGTATGCCGACATGGCTAGCTGAG GAACTCAACAATGCTGAATACATTCCCATTCCATCTTCATTCAATCAAGTCTCCATGTGTGATAAGGCAATAACACCACTGGCATTAGAAAATTGTCCACTGCCAGCAATGACTGAAATAGTAGATAAGATCAAGGACAGATCTCCTGACTTGAAACTTCACATACCAACAGCTAAT GATGAAACTATTTTAGAGTTAAAAGCAAAAATAGAACAATTGGAAAAAGAGAATACAGAG ttgaaACAATTAGTTGCAAAGCAAGCTGATATTATCACCCAACTTCGCCTGCAAAATTCTTAG